In the genome of Hyphomonas sp. Mor2, one region contains:
- a CDS encoding glutathione S-transferase family protein yields the protein MTLKLFHSPGTRSIRTLWLLEEMGLEYELISIDYDPAYFASDAFRKINPMGKIPALIDDGNLVIESTAIAEYLLRRYGPSDLVVPPDDPEFGTYIQWFHMAESGIANYVTISFCQALDTDPYRVSDAFDQYCRHQISKSFDMLEKVLADREYLLNRGFSAADISLGYTLFFARMVRGIELAEPLKKYLKTLMRRPAMRKSLSDLPSKSSN from the coding sequence ATGACCCTTAAGCTATTTCACTCGCCTGGAACCCGTTCGATCCGCACGCTTTGGTTGCTCGAAGAGATGGGGCTCGAATACGAACTCATTAGCATTGACTATGACCCGGCTTACTTTGCGTCCGACGCATTTCGCAAGATAAACCCTATGGGCAAGATTCCGGCCTTGATCGATGATGGTAACTTGGTCATCGAATCCACGGCCATCGCAGAATATTTACTCCGCCGATACGGACCCAGCGATTTGGTCGTGCCACCTGATGATCCAGAGTTTGGCACGTACATTCAGTGGTTTCATATGGCCGAAAGCGGCATTGCGAACTATGTTACAATAAGCTTCTGTCAGGCTTTGGACACTGATCCATATCGCGTCTCTGACGCTTTTGATCAGTATTGCCGCCATCAAATCTCAAAGTCTTTCGATATGCTGGAAAAGGTTTTGGCGGATAGAGAATATCTGCTGAACCGCGGATTTAGTGCAGCCGACATTTCTCTTGGATACACTTTGTTCTTTGCCAGAATGGTCCGCGGAATTGAACTCGCCGAGCCCTTAAAAAAGTATCTTAAAACCTTAATGCGCAGGCCGGCTATGCGGAAATCGCTAAGTGACCTTCCGTCGAAGAGCTCTAACTAG
- a CDS encoding MFS transporter, producing MAETTEISSPGDIIEHAPMSINQWVVIALCTLLMALDGYDVMSIALAGAGIAEEWSLSKQQLGFLLPLEFVGMAVGSVFLGSLSDNLGRKLTIITCLVILTIGMGISGLSPNFETLAASRVFTGIGVGGVLAGATALASEYSNGKNRSLAVLITAAGYTTGVFLVSKVAGPILIEYDWRVIFQLGALISLVLIPVFALLAPESIGFLERKHHAKAKDKIARTLKKIGHSTEFSLRQQNFQPAKTDISALFKDKTARITLVMMICYLGNVLTYYFFVKWMPPAVIDLGYSEAQGTEVLAAISLGGLVGTMTMALFSKFFDLKPLMIVALFGSALSVAGFPLFTQSMSSMVWVGGIGGFWLFAAVGGFFALFAQSFPPAVLASGTGVVLGFGRGGAIVGPWSGGILFGAGMTLMVVSPIMALGSAIAGLSLFMLPARNKSSTPDQSKAR from the coding sequence ATGGCTGAGACAACCGAGATATCGTCCCCCGGAGACATTATCGAACACGCTCCAATGAGCATAAATCAATGGGTCGTTATCGCTCTCTGCACGCTTCTGATGGCGCTAGATGGCTACGATGTGATGTCGATCGCACTGGCGGGCGCAGGGATCGCTGAAGAGTGGTCACTGTCAAAACAACAATTGGGGTTTTTGCTGCCATTGGAGTTTGTAGGTATGGCGGTCGGCTCTGTTTTTCTGGGTTCGCTATCAGATAATCTGGGTAGAAAGCTCACTATCATTACTTGCCTCGTCATTTTGACAATCGGTATGGGTATCTCGGGCCTATCGCCAAACTTCGAAACGTTAGCTGCCTCAAGAGTGTTTACTGGAATTGGCGTCGGCGGAGTACTCGCCGGAGCGACCGCCCTCGCCTCTGAATACAGCAATGGAAAGAATCGCAGTCTGGCTGTTTTAATAACTGCGGCAGGTTACACGACTGGCGTGTTTTTGGTTAGTAAAGTCGCCGGACCGATTTTGATCGAGTATGATTGGCGAGTGATTTTCCAATTGGGCGCACTGATCAGTCTGGTTTTGATTCCCGTATTTGCATTGCTCGCACCTGAATCAATTGGCTTCCTTGAGCGCAAGCACCACGCCAAAGCAAAAGACAAAATTGCGAGAACGCTCAAGAAGATTGGGCACAGCACTGAATTTTCACTCAGACAGCAGAATTTCCAACCCGCCAAAACCGACATTTCTGCCTTGTTCAAAGATAAAACGGCGAGAATTACGTTGGTTATGATGATTTGTTATTTGGGGAACGTTTTAACTTACTATTTTTTCGTAAAATGGATGCCGCCGGCGGTGATTGATCTTGGTTACTCTGAAGCTCAGGGAACCGAAGTATTGGCGGCAATCAGCCTCGGCGGTTTGGTCGGCACGATGACCATGGCTCTTTTCTCGAAGTTCTTTGATCTTAAGCCGCTCATGATCGTTGCGCTTTTCGGAAGCGCATTATCCGTGGCAGGATTTCCTCTGTTTACGCAATCAATGAGCTCGATGGTTTGGGTTGGCGGTATAGGCGGCTTTTGGTTGTTCGCTGCCGTTGGAGGGTTTTTCGCACTCTTTGCTCAATCATTCCCACCGGCCGTCCTCGCGTCTGGCACTGGGGTTGTTCTTGGGTTTGGCCGTGGCGGCGCGATTGTCGGGCCATGGTCCGGAGGTATCTTATTTGGAGCAGGAATGACACTAATGGTCGTGTCACCCATAATGGCGCTAGGGTCTGCCATAGCCGGACTGTCATTGTTCATGCTTCCCGCCAGAAACAAATCTTCCACCCCTGATCAAAGTAAAGCGCGCTAA
- a CDS encoding phosphotransferase: MEKFNPQSIGRYLESNIKGFKTLRTLEKFSGGQSNPTYLITADSGNYVLRRQPMGEILKSAHAVDREFRVLSALQETGVPVPRVFHLCEDLSVAGSLFYVMSFEQGRVFWDPAVPELAESDRVKIYDEMSRVLAALHSVNVQTVGLSDFGKPGDYFKRQISRWTNQYRASETIAIDEMDQLIDWLPENLPEDDGQVGLIHGDFRLDNLMFHPREPRVIAVLDWELSTLGHPFSDIAYQCMQLRMPHDAVISGLGGIDRAAHRIPEEPAYIEQYCNQRGIAGIPNWNFYLAFSFFRFAAILQGIMKRAIDGTASNENAVAYGELAPALARLGVELLSKDSATTTIHS, translated from the coding sequence ATGGAAAAATTCAATCCCCAATCTATCGGCCGTTATCTTGAGTCGAATATTAAAGGGTTCAAGACCCTGCGCACGTTGGAGAAGTTTTCTGGCGGCCAGTCTAATCCGACTTATTTGATCACCGCTGACAGCGGAAATTATGTGTTGCGACGTCAACCGATGGGCGAAATCTTAAAATCTGCTCATGCGGTGGATCGAGAATTTCGAGTTTTATCAGCATTACAAGAAACCGGCGTGCCTGTGCCTCGCGTGTTTCATCTCTGCGAAGACCTTTCGGTCGCAGGCAGCCTCTTTTACGTGATGAGTTTCGAACAAGGCCGCGTTTTTTGGGACCCGGCTGTACCCGAGCTCGCTGAATCAGACCGCGTTAAAATATATGATGAAATGAGCCGGGTGCTCGCGGCGCTACACAGCGTGAATGTCCAAACAGTCGGACTGAGTGATTTTGGAAAACCCGGAGACTATTTCAAGCGCCAGATTTCACGTTGGACAAATCAATACCGCGCGAGTGAAACCATCGCGATCGACGAAATGGATCAGCTGATTGACTGGCTGCCTGAGAATTTGCCGGAAGATGACGGGCAGGTTGGGCTCATCCACGGAGACTTTCGCTTAGATAATCTGATGTTCCATCCACGCGAGCCTCGCGTAATAGCAGTACTGGATTGGGAACTATCTACGCTGGGACATCCGTTCTCAGACATTGCTTATCAATGCATGCAGCTGCGCATGCCTCACGATGCAGTAATCTCTGGCTTGGGTGGTATTGATCGGGCAGCACACCGAATACCTGAGGAACCCGCCTACATCGAACAGTATTGCAATCAGCGGGGTATCGCAGGAATTCCGAATTGGAATTTCTATTTAGCTTTCAGCTTTTTCCGTTTCGCCGCAATCCTTCAAGGCATCATGAAGCGTGCGATTGACGGCACCGCCTCAAATGAAAATGCGGTTGCGTACGGTGAACTCGCTCCGGCGCTGGCGAGGCTGGGTGTAGAATTGCTTTCAAAGGATTCCGCAACAACAACGATACATTCGTAA